Within Actinoplanes sp. L3-i22, the genomic segment GAAGCAGCGGGTGATGATCCTCGGCGGCGGCGCGGTCGGCGACTCCCCGGTCTCCACCGCCCGGACCGCGATCGCCGACCTGGCCGCGAAGCACCCGGTCTGGGAGCCCGGGCCGGACCTGCCGCATCCGACGCGCTACCTGAACACCGTGGTCCTGCCCGACGACACGGTCTTCACCAGCGGCGGGTCGGCCGGCTACCGCGGCGGGCCGTACCACGGGCAGACCCGCAGCGACCTGCTCACCGCGCAGATCTACGACGTGGGCGCGAACGTCTTCCGGACCGCGGCCGCGCCGACGGTCGGCCGCGACTACCACTCGGAGGCGCTACTCCTGCCGGACGGCCGGGTGATCACCATGGGCAGCGACCCGATCTACGACCGCGACGGCAAGAACCCGGGCGTGTTCGAGCAACGCATCGAGATCTACAGCCCGCCGTACCTGTTCAAGGGCGCCCGCCCGGCGATCGTCGACGGCCCGGCCGAGGTGGCCCGCGGCGCGGTCGTCCAGTACGCCACCCCGGACGCCGCCCGGATCGAGACCGCCCGCCTGATCCGCCCGGCCGCGGTCACCCATGCGACCGATGTCGATCAGCGCTCGGTGGCGCTGCCGCTGCGCCGCACCGCGGGCGGCGTCATGGTCCAGATCCCGAAGGAGAAGGGCCTGATCCCGCCGGGCTGGTACATGCTCTTCGTCACCGACACCAAGGGCGTCCCCTCCCCCGCCCGGTGGGTCCACGTCTCTTAGATCAAAATCCGCCGACGGTACGGCCCGGGCCCACGCCCGGGCCGTGGCCGCCCGCCACGCGCGGCCGTTTTCCCCCAGCCGCTCCCGGTTCGGGCCGGGCTGCAGGCTACCGTCTGATTATCCGGGCGGCCGCGCTTCCGACCCGCGGCGACCCGTCCGGTCCTGAGCAGCACGAGGAGACACCATGACCGACGCCACCGGCGACGTTCCCACCGCCGACGCCGAAGGGGAAGCCGAGGAGCAGCCCTTCGAGAACCGTGCGACCCGGCGGGCCAAGGGCAAGTCGACCGCCAAGCACACCGGGGACACCGGGACCCACGTCCACGGCCGCTCCGGCACGACCCCGAGCCCCCGCCAGTACGGCAACCGCCGCAGCGGCTGACCGGCAAGCAGTCCAGGCCGCGGCCGCACCCACCCGGGTGCGGCCGCCGCCCGGCGTTCCACTCTCCCGCTCCAGAAACGCCAGGGTCACCGCGGCGAACAGCCACCCCGCCGCCGAGCGCGACGCCGACCGCGGCCGGCGCCGGCAGTCCCGCCGTACCCCGCGGGCCGACCAGGACGACCCGCTGCCGGTACCGACCGGGCGGGTGCCGGGCCCGCATCGTCGCGCGCTAAATTTTTCTCGCGCGGCCGACACGACGATGGAATCGCGGTCGGCGCCGAACTCCCGGCCCGCGAACCGGACCGCACGCCGCCCCGGGCCTCCGGTACAGGCCTACTACCACGGCGGCTACGCTGTGTCACTACGATCTGAAGGAAAGTAGTTGCAGATGATTGATGTGCAGGAGTTCGCCCGTCGGCTCAGCACGCTCGGCCCCGCCGTCACCACCGAGGACATCGAGGACCTGGCCGATGCCGCCGGGGTGCGCATCGACCCGGCCCGGGGCATCGACGCCGACCAGGCCCAGCGGATGCTGGATCACCACTCCTCGTCGGCGGGCGTCAGCGGGGTCGAGCTGGTCGCCACCCAGTGGCCGCCGTCGGCGGACGTGCGCTCGGTGGCTCCCCCGGTGGTGTTCTCCAGCCCGGGCGCCGTGGACAACCCGACCGGCCCGCCGGCCCGGCCGCGCCGGTCCGGCCCCGCGCACCACGGCCGCCCGGACTCGCGGCGCTCCGGCCGGTGACGGCACCGCGCGCCATGATCCGGTAGCGGCCGGGTCCGGGGGCATCGGGCGGCGCCGGGTATGGTTCGGCCGGTGAATCCCGCTGACCTGCAAGGCCTTCGATCGGGAACGCTCGAGACCCGCGAGGCACACGTGCACCGCCTGCTCGATCGGGCCAGGGCGCACGAGGACGAGTCGGCGATCGCGGCGCTGCACGTACTCGTCCGCGACTATCCGGACTTCCACCGGTCGCTGTATTCGCGGGCGATGAACCAGGCGGAGGTCTTCGCCGACGCCGGCCTGGCCGAGCCGCTGCTCGCCGCGCTCGGCGACACCCGGTACAACTGCCAGGCCTGGGCCGTGATGGGCTGCGCGGCGATGGACATCCGGGCCGCCGTGCCGCAACTGGTCACGCTGCTCGACCACCCGCAGTGGATCGTCCGGGGCGAGACGGTGACAGCGCTCGGGCAGCTCGGTGACGCCTCGGTGGTGCCCGCGCTGCGGCCGCTGCTCGGCGACCAGGCCGACTGGCTGCGCCAGCGGACCGCCGACACCCTGGCCAAGATCGGCGGGGACGCGGCGCTGGAGGCGCTCTGGCACGAGTTCGAGCACCGGCGGTTCCCCCGGATCGGCTATCTGGCCAGCACGCTCGCGCTGTTCACGCCGGAGGTGGTGCCCCGGCTGCTGGCCGCGACCGACAGCCCGGACCCGGACCAGCGGTACTGGGCCGCCGTCGCGCTCGGCTCGACCGGCGACGATCGGGCCGTCCCGGCGCTGGAGCGGCTGATGGCCGAGGACCGCGGCGTGACCGTCTTCGACGGGGAGGTGCGCACCGCGGCGAAGAAGGCCCTGCGCACGCTCCGCCGCATCCAGGCCGCCATCGCCGGCCGGGAAAAGACCGAGACCGAGACCCCGACTTCCTGACGTACGGCGTCAGGCGGCCAGGACCAGGCTCAGGGTGCCGACCCGCTTGGACTTCTTCGCCTCGTACATGGCCAGGTCGGCCCGGCGGATCAGGGCGTCGACGGTGTCGCCGGGGTGGGCCTCGGCGGCGCCGACGCTGATCCCGATCCGGACCTGTTCGCCGGCCGTCCGGAACGGCTCGGCGGTCATCGCGGCGATCCGGCCGGTGACCGCCTCGACCGCGTCCGGGCCCCGGCAGATCAGCACGAACTCGTCCCCGCCGAAGCGGCTGACCAGGTCGTTCTCCCGCACGCAGCCGCGCAGCCGGGCGGCGACCGCGATCAGCAGCTCGTCGCCGGCGGCGTGCCCGAGGCGGTCGTTGACCGGCTTGAACCCGTCCAGGTCGCAGAAGAGCACGGCGATCCCGGCGTCGCCCGGCCCGCCGGCGGCGCCGAGCAGGTCGCCGAGGTGGGTCAGGCAGGCGGCCCGGTTGGGCAACTCGGTGAGGCCGTCCCGGGTCGCGAGGTGGTGCAGCGCCTGCTCGGCCGCGCGGCGCTGGTCGGCGAGGCGGGCGATCCGGACCATCACCAGCGGGACCACCGCGGCCGACGAGAGGGCGATCAGCGTGCCGTCGACCGGCAGCCCGAGCATCGCCCGGCCGCCGCCGACCAGCGGGGTCAGCGCGAGCATCACGCCCAGGAACGTCATCCGGCCGCGGCTCAGGTCGTCCTGCGGCGCCTGACCGGGACTGATCACCGCCCGGACCGAGGGGTGCACGGCCGCGCAGCCGAGCGCGGCGTACGCCGCGAGGTAGACCATGTTCGTCCAGTCGGCGCGCGCCCCGGCGGAGTCCACGGCCAGCACCGACGCCACGTCCCCGACCAGGGTCAGCGCCACCCCGCCGGTGAACAACCGCACCGACCACGACCGGCCGCCGGCCATCGAGACCCGCAGCATCGCGCCGAGCGTCCCGCTGATCATCATCACGCCGGCGAACATCGACGCCTGCCGCCCGAGCGTCTGGTGCTGCGCGGTCATCGCCGGCCACAGCAGCGCGTCCCAGAGCACCCCGCCGGCCGCGACCGCGGTGATCACCGAGTCGATGATCCCGCCGACGTCGCCACGGCCCCGCAGCCGCACCAGCGCGACCGCCGCGACCAGCAGGAACAGTCCGCCCGCGGAGTAGAAGACCTCGGCCAGGCTGCCGTCCCCGCTGGCCCGGCCACCGACCGTCGCCAGCCAGATCCAGATGACGTTGCCGATGTTGTAGAACGTCATCGCGACGAGCATCAGCCACCACGGCGCGCGGGCGCCGGCCGGGGCGCGGCGCAGCGCGTGGACGACGGCCGGCAGCACCGCGCCGAGCGTCACCGCGAGGAACGGCCACTGCCGCAGCTCGAACGGCCACGCCAGATACGTCGCCACCAGGGCGGTGGTGACCACGGCGTAGCAACGGAGCAGCACGTGCGCCCTGATCGGCCGCGACCGGCCGAACCTAAGACGTATCCGGTTCGCCTACCCGGGCGTCAGGACTTTTCGCAGCCCGGTCAACCCCTCGACGGCGACCTTGCCGAGCGCGGCGCCGGTCGCGGCGTCGAACCAGTGCACCCCGCCGGGCACCCCGGCGTACAGCCGGGCGCCGTCCGCGCTGAGCCCGAGCCCGCGCAGCGGCCCCGGCACCGGCCGGCTCGCCTCGACCCCGTCGTGATCCCGGCTCAGCACCAGGATCCGGTCCCCGGCGCCGGCGAAGACCCGGCGCCCGGCCGCCAGCACCAGCGACGCCGCCCCGCCCGGCACCGGCGCCGCCCCGACCCGGTCCACGGCGAGCGACTCCAGATCCGCGTACGCCAGCCGCCCGCTCCCGCTGTCCACCACCGCGGCCCCCGAACCGTCCACCGCGATCGCGTGCCCGTCCGCCGGCCCCTCGCCGAACGGGTGCGGCAGGTCCAGGCAGTACGCCCACCCCTCGGCCAGGTTCAGCACGTGCACGAACGCGTGCGCGTTGCCGGGCCGCCCGGAGAGCAGGTCCCGGGTGTGCCGGTGCCCGGGCTGGTGGGTGTAGAGCGTGAGCAGCAACCGTCCGTTCCCGGTCAGCACCGCCTGCCGCCCCTCGCCGCGCATCTCCTCCTCGGCCCCGGTCGGCACCGGCACCTTGTCCCGGGTGTTCAGCGGCTGCAACCGCCCGGTCGCGAGCTCCAGCCGCCGGACCCGATAGTGGTCGGGCTGCCCGGCCGGCAGCCACTGCAGGACGAACAGGCCGGCGGCGTCGGTGCTGAACGCGTCCGGCTCGACCACCCCGGGCAGGTCGTACTCGCGGGCGGCGCCGTCGACCACGACCAGCAGCGGGGTGCGGGCGCGACCGGACGGGACCACCGCGGCCGGGGTCCGGGTCAGGGCGCAGGCGCGGCCGTCCGGCGAGACCGCCCGGGGCAGCCAGCCGGCGGCCAGGCGGGTGGTCCCGGTCGTCCCGCCGGTCCCGGTCACGACGTGCGACAACTGCTGCTCCCGTACGACGGCGAGCCGCCCC encodes:
- a CDS encoding HEAT repeat domain-containing protein encodes the protein MNPADLQGLRSGTLETREAHVHRLLDRARAHEDESAIAALHVLVRDYPDFHRSLYSRAMNQAEVFADAGLAEPLLAALGDTRYNCQAWAVMGCAAMDIRAAVPQLVTLLDHPQWIVRGETVTALGQLGDASVVPALRPLLGDQADWLRQRTADTLAKIGGDAALEALWHEFEHRRFPRIGYLASTLALFTPEVVPRLLAATDSPDPDQRYWAAVALGSTGDDRAVPALERLMAEDRGVTVFDGEVRTAAKKALRTLRRIQAAIAGREKTETETPTS
- a CDS encoding GGDEF domain-containing protein; protein product: MLLRCYAVVTTALVATYLAWPFELRQWPFLAVTLGAVLPAVVHALRRAPAGARAPWWLMLVAMTFYNIGNVIWIWLATVGGRASGDGSLAEVFYSAGGLFLLVAAVALVRLRGRGDVGGIIDSVITAVAAGGVLWDALLWPAMTAQHQTLGRQASMFAGVMMISGTLGAMLRVSMAGGRSWSVRLFTGGVALTLVGDVASVLAVDSAGARADWTNMVYLAAYAALGCAAVHPSVRAVISPGQAPQDDLSRGRMTFLGVMLALTPLVGGGRAMLGLPVDGTLIALSSAAVVPLVMVRIARLADQRRAAEQALHHLATRDGLTELPNRAACLTHLGDLLGAAGGPGDAGIAVLFCDLDGFKPVNDRLGHAAGDELLIAVAARLRGCVRENDLVSRFGGDEFVLICRGPDAVEAVTGRIAAMTAEPFRTAGEQVRIGISVGAAEAHPGDTVDALIRRADLAMYEAKKSKRVGTLSLVLAA
- a CDS encoding YncE family protein, which gives rise to MTTRRNFLALAGATGLALAGCRDTPALATTTPDPLLADTGRGLVRLTPRGAQEYGPAAVLSSDGGRLAVVREQQLSHVVTGTGGTTGTTRLAAGWLPRAVSPDGRACALTRTPAAVVPSGRARTPLLVVVDGAAREYDLPGVVEPDAFSTDAAGLFVLQWLPAGQPDHYRVRRLELATGRLQPLNTRDKVPVPTGAEEEMRGEGRQAVLTGNGRLLLTLYTHQPGHRHTRDLLSGRPGNAHAFVHVLNLAEGWAYCLDLPHPFGEGPADGHAIAVDGSGAAVVDSGSGRLAYADLESLAVDRVGAAPVPGGAASLVLAAGRRVFAGAGDRILVLSRDHDGVEASRPVPGPLRGLGLSADGARLYAGVPGGVHWFDAATGAALGKVAVEGLTGLRKVLTPG